A window of the Pseudomonas fluorescens genome harbors these coding sequences:
- a CDS encoding bifunctional diguanylate cyclase/phosphodiesterase, whose product MDISSHSTPLPNLQGPVTRRLAVAVGALFIAGVMAATAALLGIATHLDEEDVNEVRFYSARALENRITASKNYISSYAYWTTAYERLSGTVDTNWAYTEQNMGKTLFTNDGYDGLFVLDRDHTKYAVVRGQLLEAQMPQFLEVPALSLVEQVQNQPDLTKPVSTYSLFEDWPALVTAAAILPNDERPVGEPQKTSVLVFVDKLTPTKLRKIGSGYGLNNLTLAPDGTIDPGQPRVPLDSTGYSLVADLERPGQHLLWSLLPTLGPALIVLMALTAWFFRHALRSSRYVDNSFEAMQASNRALLASNRALEASEERFRAVAEAASDWIWEVDEALAITYLSARFSAVTGYPQAQWIGKHIGHLLVCDTTPLDLWLKKLDDGSNASDLRCTYRDHKEQQRHCRLSARPIVESAAVVGYRGTASDITDEVAAHAQIQHLSLHDALTGLPNRNKLSRYLDDALLLKEHAPPLSLLMIDLDNFKPINDSLGHPAGDAVLQEVAGRLRECTRDHDIVARLGGDEFVVVLCGMDTHQEIDRFCTRLIGSLHQPILFEQQPLHIGASVGIALSRRHGYVASELIRCADIALYQAKSEGKNTWCYFEAHMSDQIQTRRQMEDELRRALTNNEFVLHYQPRYKVDGKEIVSVEALVRWQHPVKGLLGPDVFIPLAEQTDLIVPLGRWVLREACETALTWPADILLSVNLSPAQFAISDVVEDVREVLVGTRFPASRLELEITENVMLNDTDGALTTMTALKELGVRLNMDDFGTGYSSLGYLRAYPFDGIKIDKRFIASISTGANDRAVVQAIIGLGKAMGLTVTAEGVETEEQLDILGKDQCNEVQGYFMSRPIDKTAFARLLQASRAAAVDPSGQRKGRVT is encoded by the coding sequence ATGGACATCTCCAGCCATTCGACGCCACTCCCCAACCTTCAGGGCCCTGTCACCCGGCGTCTGGCCGTTGCGGTGGGTGCGCTGTTCATTGCCGGGGTGATGGCGGCGACCGCTGCGTTGCTCGGTATTGCCACTCATCTGGATGAGGAGGACGTCAATGAGGTGCGGTTCTATTCGGCGCGAGCGCTGGAGAACCGGATCACCGCCTCGAAAAACTACATCAGCAGTTACGCCTACTGGACGACAGCGTATGAACGTTTGAGCGGCACGGTCGACACGAACTGGGCGTACACCGAGCAGAACATGGGCAAGACCCTGTTTACCAACGACGGCTATGACGGCCTGTTCGTGCTGGATCGGGACCACACCAAATACGCCGTCGTTCGCGGGCAGTTGCTCGAGGCGCAAATGCCCCAGTTCCTTGAGGTGCCGGCGCTCAGTCTGGTGGAGCAAGTGCAGAACCAGCCGGACCTGACCAAGCCCGTCAGTACTTATTCATTGTTCGAAGACTGGCCGGCGCTGGTCACCGCGGCGGCGATCCTTCCCAACGATGAACGTCCGGTGGGTGAACCACAAAAGACCTCGGTGCTGGTATTCGTCGACAAACTGACACCCACCAAATTGCGCAAGATCGGCAGCGGGTACGGGCTGAACAATCTGACGCTGGCACCAGACGGCACCATCGACCCCGGCCAGCCCCGCGTCCCGCTGGACAGTACCGGCTACAGCCTTGTTGCGGATCTGGAGCGACCGGGCCAGCACCTGCTGTGGTCGTTGTTGCCAACCCTCGGCCCCGCTTTGATCGTGTTGATGGCCCTGACGGCCTGGTTTTTTCGCCATGCGTTGCGTTCCTCGCGCTATGTCGACAACAGTTTTGAAGCGATGCAGGCCTCGAATCGAGCATTGCTGGCGTCCAACCGCGCCCTTGAAGCCAGCGAGGAGCGCTTCCGGGCGGTGGCCGAAGCGGCGTCCGACTGGATCTGGGAAGTGGATGAAGCGTTGGCCATCACCTATCTGTCGGCCCGGTTCAGTGCAGTCACCGGCTATCCGCAGGCACAGTGGATCGGGAAACACATCGGTCACTTGCTGGTCTGCGACACCACGCCGCTGGATCTGTGGCTGAAAAAGCTCGATGACGGGAGCAACGCCAGCGACCTGCGCTGCACCTACCGTGACCACAAGGAACAACAGCGCCACTGCCGCCTCTCGGCCAGGCCCATCGTGGAGAGTGCGGCGGTCGTCGGTTATCGCGGCACGGCCAGCGACATCACCGATGAAGTCGCCGCCCATGCGCAGATCCAGCATCTGTCCTTGCATGACGCACTGACGGGCCTGCCCAACCGCAACAAACTGTCGCGCTATCTGGATGACGCCCTGTTACTCAAGGAGCACGCCCCGCCTTTGTCGCTGCTGATGATTGACCTGGATAACTTCAAACCGATCAACGATTCGCTCGGGCATCCCGCCGGCGATGCTGTTTTGCAAGAGGTTGCCGGCCGCCTGCGCGAGTGCACGCGCGACCACGATATCGTCGCCCGTCTGGGCGGTGACGAGTTCGTCGTGGTGCTCTGCGGCATGGACACGCACCAGGAGATCGACAGATTCTGCACACGCCTGATCGGCAGCCTGCATCAGCCCATCCTCTTCGAACAGCAACCGTTGCACATCGGCGCCAGTGTCGGAATCGCCCTGAGCCGACGTCACGGGTACGTCGCCAGCGAGCTGATCCGTTGCGCGGACATTGCGCTGTATCAGGCCAAATCCGAAGGCAAGAACACCTGGTGCTATTTCGAAGCGCACATGAGCGATCAGATCCAGACCCGCCGGCAGATGGAGGACGAACTGCGCCGCGCCCTGACAAACAACGAGTTCGTGTTGCACTACCAACCCCGGTACAAAGTCGATGGCAAGGAAATCGTCTCGGTCGAGGCATTGGTGCGCTGGCAGCACCCTGTCAAAGGGTTGCTCGGGCCGGATGTGTTCATTCCGCTGGCCGAACAGACCGACCTGATTGTTCCCCTGGGCCGCTGGGTCCTGCGTGAGGCTTGCGAAACGGCGCTGACCTGGCCGGCGGACATTCTCCTGTCGGTCAACCTTTCACCTGCGCAGTTTGCGATCAGCGATGTGGTCGAAGATGTACGCGAAGTGCTGGTCGGCACTCGCTTCCCGGCCAGTCGACTGGAACTGGAAATCACCGAGAACGTGATGCTCAACGACACCGACGGCGCGTTGACCACCATGACCGCGCTCAAGGAACTGGGCGTGCGCCTGAACATGGATGACTTCGGCACCGGTTATTCCTCCCTTGGCTATCTGCGCGCCTACCCGTTCGACGGCATCAAGATCGACAAACGTTTCATTGCTTCCATCAGCACCGGCGCCAATGATCGGGCGGTGGTGCAGGCCATCATCGGACTGGGTAAAGCGATGGGGCTGACCGTGACCGCCGAAGGCGTCGAAACCGAGGAGCAACTGGACATCCTGGGCAAGGATCAATGCAACGAAGTGCAGGGTTATTTCATGAGTCGTCCGATCGACAAAACAGCCTTCGCTCGCCTTTTGCAGGCATCAAGAGCCGCGGCGGTCGATCCTTCCGGGCAGCGAAAAGGCCGGGTGACCTGA
- a CDS encoding HlyD family efflux transporter periplasmic adaptor subunit yields the protein MLEPADMPLPPLREDLRLSEAAHGSDGEPAWVIQDTVINRFYRIGWLEFECLLRWGQSARQICAQIAERTALKPDVEQVLDFRQFLEQHQLLRAGPAALERLQAKSEESTWLSWNWWLHHYLFFRIPLLRPQVPLQRLARALGWLFHPITGLLVLGLSLLGIVLVLQQWDIFTHAVVESFSTEGLFSFALALIVAKTLHELGHALVATRLGLRVGHMGIAFVVMWPMLYTDTGESWKLSRSRQRLAIASAGIVTELSLAGLSTLGWALCDPGALRNALLYLATTSWLLSLALNASPFMRFDGYFILSDLLDFPNLHERSSALARVTLRRNLLGLKEDWPESFPTGQRRLLVTFAIVTWLYRLVLFLGIALAVYLFFFKLLGIILFMVELSWFIALPVVRELGHWWTRRAAIPRLRKVVFYAVLGLMLVGLAIPWRTQIGAVGVARAEHQLRVYAPYPARLQSIHPAGPVEAGQTLAVLDEPDIATRLQSSEANARSYEARLSGLIADPGGLAEDAATRERLNVQFEEARAARSEIARLNLQTPFAGVWLDVNPDWKPGQWIGRQEPLGILIDPRSWQVDAYVAQDQVHRLSVDDPVRFYPDGQVTPINGRVLAIGSTRASQLSHRMLSSQFGGPVQTTSQEHSLAPAAALFQVLIQLDQATPSLRETRGHLKIEGERRSLLGDGATYVLAVLMRESGF from the coding sequence ATGCTCGAACCCGCCGACATGCCCCTGCCTCCGCTGCGTGAGGATCTGCGTTTGAGCGAAGCCGCCCATGGCAGTGATGGCGAGCCGGCGTGGGTGATTCAGGACACCGTCATCAACCGCTTCTACCGGATCGGCTGGCTGGAATTCGAATGCCTGCTGCGCTGGGGACAATCGGCACGACAGATCTGTGCGCAAATCGCCGAACGCACCGCGCTCAAGCCGGATGTCGAGCAGGTTCTGGACTTTCGTCAGTTTCTTGAACAGCACCAGTTGTTGCGGGCCGGCCCTGCCGCGCTGGAACGCTTGCAGGCGAAAAGCGAAGAAAGCACCTGGCTGAGCTGGAACTGGTGGCTGCACCACTACCTGTTTTTCCGCATTCCGCTGCTGCGCCCGCAAGTGCCGTTACAGCGGCTTGCGCGAGCGCTGGGCTGGCTGTTTCACCCGATCACCGGCCTGCTGGTGCTTGGGTTGAGCCTGCTGGGCATCGTGCTCGTGCTGCAACAGTGGGACATCTTTACCCATGCGGTCGTGGAGTCGTTTTCCACCGAAGGCCTGTTCAGCTTTGCCCTGGCCCTGATCGTCGCCAAAACCCTGCATGAACTGGGGCATGCGCTGGTGGCCACGCGGCTGGGCCTGCGTGTCGGGCACATGGGCATTGCGTTCGTGGTGATGTGGCCGATGCTCTACACCGATACCGGCGAGAGCTGGAAGCTGAGCCGATCGCGCCAGCGGCTGGCCATCGCTTCGGCGGGGATCGTGACGGAGTTGTCCCTGGCCGGGCTCTCGACCCTGGGCTGGGCGTTGTGCGATCCGGGCGCCCTGCGCAATGCCTTGTTGTATCTGGCGACCACGAGCTGGTTGTTGTCACTGGCGCTGAACGCCAGCCCGTTCATGCGTTTCGATGGCTATTTCATCCTCTCGGACCTGCTGGACTTTCCCAATCTGCACGAGCGCTCCTCGGCATTGGCGCGGGTCACGCTGCGGCGCAATCTGCTTGGTTTGAAGGAAGACTGGCCGGAATCTTTCCCGACCGGCCAGCGGCGGTTGCTGGTGACCTTTGCCATCGTCACCTGGCTGTATCGGCTGGTGCTGTTTCTGGGGATCGCCCTGGCGGTCTACCTGTTCTTTTTCAAATTGCTGGGGATCATCCTGTTCATGGTCGAACTGTCCTGGTTCATTGCCCTGCCGGTGGTGCGCGAACTCGGCCATTGGTGGACCCGCCGCGCCGCGATCCCGCGCCTGCGCAAGGTTGTGTTTTATGCCGTACTCGGTTTGATGCTGGTCGGGCTGGCTATTCCTTGGCGCACGCAGATCGGCGCTGTCGGCGTGGCGCGCGCCGAGCATCAATTGCGGGTGTACGCGCCCTACCCGGCGCGGCTGCAATCGATTCACCCGGCGGGCCCGGTAGAAGCCGGCCAGACGCTGGCCGTGCTGGATGAACCGGACATTGCCACGCGCCTGCAGAGCAGCGAAGCCAACGCCCGCAGCTACGAGGCGCGGTTGTCAGGGCTGATTGCCGACCCCGGCGGACTGGCCGAAGACGCCGCCACCCGCGAACGCCTGAACGTGCAATTCGAAGAAGCCCGGGCGGCCCGTTCGGAAATCGCCCGGCTCAACCTGCAAACGCCGTTCGCCGGCGTCTGGCTGGACGTCAATCCGGACTGGAAACCCGGCCAATGGATCGGCCGGCAAGAACCGCTGGGCATCCTGATCGATCCCCGCAGCTGGCAGGTCGACGCCTATGTCGCGCAGGATCAGGTGCACCGCCTGAGCGTCGACGATCCCGTGCGCTTTTACCCGGACGGCCAGGTCACCCCGATCAACGGCCGGGTACTGGCCATCGGCAGCACCCGAGCCAGTCAGCTGTCCCACCGCATGCTCTCGTCGCAGTTTGGCGGGCCGGTGCAGACCACGTCACAGGAGCATTCATTGGCCCCTGCTGCGGCGCTGTTTCAAGTGCTGATCCAGCTGGACCAGGCCACGCCGAGCTTGCGCGAGACCCGCGGCCATCTGAAAATCGAGGGCGAGCGCCGCAGCCTGCTCGGGGACGGAGCCACGTATGTGCTCGCGGTGCTGATGCGCGAGAGCGGGTTTTGA
- a CDS encoding efflux RND transporter periplasmic adaptor subunit: MTMNEPLPHSLPHPQLLLELDALRDKAMAADSLNALAFSMANDLYPLLAFHQALVFARHDSSLELLSVSGLSRPSEDSPYLVWLRRASRWVASQVPDGQPVWVTQDTAVVPDDISEGWGEWWPTGVWCVPLHDHDARRLGLLLLLLEQEPPVVLRQHLGGLVQTWAYCWSALTRQKRFGRWRFSRRQLLLGLIVLAALLLIPVRQTALAPTEIVSRQAQIISSPIDGVIAQIQVRPNQPVEAGTPLFSLDETTLRSRADVLGKEVAVAEAELLAASQRAFDNPQSKGELTLLNGRAQQRRAELAAVQAQLKRTVVLSPRAGVAVFSDPNDWLGKPVVTGERILQVADPAQPAMQIQLAVADAIALEPGAEVTLFLTAYPLAPLKGKILETSYQARPSDEGVVAYRLLASIDGNPEHARLGLHGTAKLYGGRVMLGYYLLRRPLATLRAWSGW; encoded by the coding sequence ATGACCATGAATGAACCGCTGCCGCATTCTCTCCCGCATCCGCAGCTGTTGCTGGAACTCGATGCCCTGCGTGACAAGGCGATGGCCGCCGACTCGCTGAACGCTCTGGCGTTCAGCATGGCCAACGACCTGTATCCGCTGCTGGCATTTCATCAGGCTTTGGTTTTTGCCCGGCACGATTCGTCGCTGGAGCTGCTGAGCGTATCCGGCCTGTCGCGGCCCAGCGAAGATTCGCCCTATCTGGTCTGGCTGCGACGGGCCAGTCGCTGGGTGGCTTCTCAGGTTCCGGACGGCCAACCGGTCTGGGTGACGCAGGACACCGCCGTCGTACCCGACGACATCAGCGAAGGTTGGGGCGAATGGTGGCCAACCGGCGTGTGGTGCGTGCCCTTGCATGACCACGACGCCCGGCGTCTGGGCCTGTTGCTGCTGTTGCTCGAACAGGAACCGCCCGTGGTGCTGCGCCAGCACCTCGGCGGTTTGGTACAGACCTGGGCTTACTGTTGGTCCGCCCTGACCCGGCAAAAGCGTTTCGGCCGCTGGCGGTTCAGTCGTCGGCAACTGTTGCTCGGCTTGATCGTGCTGGCTGCCCTGCTGCTGATACCGGTGCGCCAGACCGCTTTGGCGCCGACGGAAATCGTTTCGCGTCAGGCACAGATTATCAGCTCGCCGATTGATGGCGTGATCGCGCAGATTCAGGTACGCCCCAACCAGCCGGTCGAAGCGGGCACGCCGCTGTTTTCACTGGACGAAACCACCCTGCGCAGTCGCGCCGATGTGCTCGGCAAGGAAGTCGCAGTGGCCGAGGCCGAATTGTTGGCGGCCAGTCAGCGGGCGTTCGACAACCCGCAAAGCAAAGGCGAACTCACCTTGCTCAATGGCCGCGCGCAACAGCGTCGAGCGGAACTGGCGGCCGTACAGGCCCAGCTCAAGCGCACCGTAGTGCTTTCGCCCCGTGCCGGGGTCGCGGTGTTCAGCGACCCCAACGACTGGCTCGGCAAACCGGTGGTCACCGGTGAACGCATCCTGCAAGTGGCCGACCCCGCGCAGCCGGCCATGCAGATCCAGTTGGCCGTGGCCGATGCAATTGCGCTCGAGCCAGGCGCAGAGGTCACGTTGTTCCTGACGGCTTACCCGCTGGCCCCGCTCAAGGGCAAGATCCTTGAAACCAGCTATCAGGCACGCCCAAGTGACGAAGGCGTGGTCGCCTATCGCTTGCTGGCCAGCATCGACGGCAACCCGGAACATGCCCGCCTCGGTTTGCATGGCACCGCCAAACTGTACGGTGGCCGGGTGATGCTCGGTTATTACCTGCTGCGCCGGCCGCTGGCGACGCTGCGGGCGTGGAGTGGCTGGTAA
- a CDS encoding efflux RND transporter periplasmic adaptor subunit: MFRPALDSRWLLLMLAVTLGAQAEDAPVESATAIRVLLAAELETTLSSQMNGTLGELKTGFGEHVAKSELLARFNCNEAEARSKVAAAELAMAKQNLEAKKQLRQLNAVGDIEVSMANTEVQKADGARAMGVAQSGYCQVQAPFAGRVAKVYVKPYQTVTAGTPLFDLVSDGALKVRLNVPSNLLKNLKPGLPLQVSIHETGKTYPAHVSAINSRVDAVAQTVELEARLDEKFPDLMAGMSGTARLSPDVLP, encoded by the coding sequence ATGTTCAGACCCGCCCTTGATTCGCGATGGTTGTTGTTGATGCTGGCGGTCACGTTGGGCGCTCAGGCCGAGGACGCACCGGTGGAAAGCGCCACGGCGATTCGCGTGTTGCTGGCGGCCGAACTGGAAACCACTCTGTCCAGCCAGATGAACGGGACGCTGGGTGAGCTCAAGACCGGGTTCGGCGAACACGTGGCGAAATCCGAGCTGCTGGCACGCTTCAACTGCAACGAAGCCGAAGCCCGCAGCAAAGTCGCGGCCGCAGAGCTGGCCATGGCCAAACAGAACCTGGAGGCGAAAAAGCAACTGCGTCAGCTCAACGCAGTGGGTGACATCGAGGTGTCGATGGCCAATACCGAAGTGCAAAAGGCCGACGGTGCCCGTGCCATGGGCGTGGCCCAGAGTGGCTACTGCCAGGTGCAGGCGCCGTTTGCCGGACGTGTCGCCAAGGTTTACGTCAAGCCGTACCAGACCGTAACGGCCGGCACGCCATTGTTCGATCTGGTGAGCGATGGTGCCTTGAAGGTGCGCCTGAACGTGCCCTCCAATCTGCTGAAAAACCTCAAGCCCGGCCTGCCGTTGCAAGTGAGCATTCATGAGACCGGCAAGACCTACCCGGCCCATGTCAGTGCGATCAACTCGCGGGTTGACGCGGTGGCGCAGACGGTGGAACTGGAAGCGCGTCTCGATGAAAAATTCCCCGACCTGATGGCCGGCATGAGTGGCACGGCTCGCCTGAGCCCAGATGTTCTGCCATGA
- a CDS encoding TolC family protein yields MPKTATRFLGTAIASALLLSACSSLEPKPSTDEENRQRILADQSRMYSGQEPVTAPITFYDAAARALKYNLDYRLKLMESALASDLRDVSSHEMLPRLVASAGYAGRNNDSGGTSIGIEDRQVSLRSSTSEERYRELYGLGLSWSLLDFGVAYYRTQQKSDQILMAEERRRKVAQNVLQDVRNAYWRALGAQRLMPEVDKLLMRTNTALTSAREAENRGLLPRQEILAYQRALLDSIYLLTVRRQDLEFAQAELAALMSLPPGSKMILADGAEPVLPEVRQSMAQLEQLSLEHRPEIMEEWYRKRVNQKDLDIAKAQLWPNVSVDFGYKYDSNKYLYNNDWMGTGLQVSMNLLRLLQLPALNAAEKSQSETDDTRRVALSMAILTQVRVGTLRYQLARQEVAFTEDSLRVDRSLLDYATAARTGALGSELEVIRAEGRYLLSRYQREAAFSSAQAAWGRLYNSVGLDVLPEEIEKHDVKTLAREIQRTLNEQEQQRLLVTQQGMPNVQTRP; encoded by the coding sequence ATGCCTAAAACCGCGACCAGGTTTCTCGGTACTGCCATCGCCTCCGCACTGTTGCTCAGTGCCTGCTCGTCCCTGGAGCCCAAGCCCTCCACCGACGAAGAAAACCGCCAGCGCATTCTGGCCGATCAGTCGCGTATGTATTCGGGGCAGGAACCGGTCACCGCGCCCATCACTTTTTACGACGCAGCGGCGCGGGCGCTGAAATACAACCTCGACTACCGCCTCAAACTGATGGAAAGCGCGCTGGCGTCGGACCTGCGCGATGTGTCGAGCCACGAAATGCTCCCCCGGCTGGTGGCCTCGGCCGGGTACGCCGGGCGTAACAACGACTCCGGCGGGACCTCGATCGGCATCGAGGATCGTCAGGTCAGCTTGCGTTCATCGACCTCCGAAGAGCGCTATCGCGAACTGTATGGTCTGGGTCTCAGCTGGAGTCTGCTGGATTTCGGCGTGGCCTATTACCGGACCCAGCAAAAATCCGATCAGATCCTGATGGCCGAAGAGCGTCGGCGCAAAGTCGCGCAGAACGTCCTGCAGGATGTGCGCAACGCCTATTGGCGGGCGCTCGGGGCGCAGCGGCTGATGCCCGAAGTCGACAAATTGCTGATGCGCACCAACACCGCGCTGACATCGGCCAGGGAAGCGGAGAACCGCGGACTGTTGCCACGCCAGGAAATCCTTGCCTATCAACGCGCCCTGCTCGACTCGATCTATCTGCTGACCGTGCGCCGTCAGGACCTGGAATTCGCCCAGGCCGAACTGGCGGCGCTGATGTCACTGCCGCCGGGTTCGAAAATGATCCTTGCCGACGGTGCCGAACCAGTCTTGCCGGAAGTTCGCCAGAGCATGGCGCAGCTTGAACAGCTGTCCCTCGAGCACCGCCCGGAAATCATGGAAGAGTGGTATCGCAAACGGGTCAACCAGAAAGACCTGGACATCGCCAAGGCGCAGCTGTGGCCGAACGTCAGTGTCGATTTCGGCTACAAGTACGACTCCAACAAATACCTCTACAACAACGACTGGATGGGCACCGGCCTGCAGGTCTCGATGAACCTGCTGCGCCTGCTGCAACTGCCGGCGCTCAACGCCGCCGAGAAATCCCAGAGCGAAACCGATGACACCCGGCGTGTGGCGCTGTCCATGGCGATCCTCACCCAAGTGCGTGTCGGCACGTTGCGCTATCAACTGGCGCGCCAGGAAGTCGCCTTTACCGAGGACAGTCTGCGGGTCGACCGTAGCCTGCTCGACTACGCGACAGCGGCCCGGACCGGAGCACTGGGTTCGGAGCTGGAAGTGATCCGTGCCGAAGGTCGTTATCTGCTCTCGCGTTATCAGCGTGAAGCGGCATTTTCCAGTGCCCAGGCCGCCTGGGGCCGGCTGTACAACTCGGTGGGCCTGGACGTGTTGCCCGAAGAAATCGAAAAACATGACGTGAAAACCCTGGCCCGGGAAATCCAGCGCACGTTGAACGAACAGGAGCAGCAACGCCTGCTCGTCACCCAGCAAGGAATGCCGAATGTTCAGACCCGCCCTTGA